CGTTTGCATGAGCATTTTCACTCATCTGCTTCATAAACCACAATGAGGCCATTACCATTCCTGCAGCAACCGCTTGTAAAAGATCTACTAAAACAGTTAAAAGAAGCACTACAATCATAATAACTGCATCAGAACGTGGAATATAGCGGATATCTTTTAAACCTTTATAGTCTATAATCCCTATCCCTACAGTGATCAAAATTCCGGCAAGAACACTAAGTGGAATCACTTTCGCATACACTCCTGCACCTATTAAAACCAGAAGTAGTATAACACCGTGAACAAATCCTGAGAGCTTTGTTTTTCCTCCGGAATTGATATTTACAACCGTACGCATAGTCGCACCTGCACCAGGAAGTCCTCCTATAAGACCGGCTATAGAGTTACCGATTCCCTGTCCGATGAGTTCTTTATTTGATTGGTGTTGCGTTTTTGTCATATTGTCCGCAACAACAGACGTAAGTAAAGAGTCGATCGCACCTAAAGCAGACAAAGTAATTGCTGAAACAACAATAAGCATCGGATCGTGCCAGTTTGTCGGTACCAAGGAGTCTAAATGAAGTGTAGGCAATCCCGTTGGGATCTCACCGATTACCGCTACATCCAACTCTAAGAAATAAGCTACAAGGGTAAAAAGTATCAGCGCTACAAGCGTTGAAGGCACCGCTTTGGTTACCTTTGGAAACAGGTAGATCGTAGCTATTGTCCCAAGTGCTAAAAAAACAGCCGCAGGGTTAAATCCTGTAAAAACCTGATCTAAAGATTTTAACGTTTCTATGATCCCTTTTGGAGCTTCGAGTCCGGCAAAAGGAAAAATTTGTAAAATAATTATGATCACACCGATACCGCTCATAAAACCTGAGATCACAGGATATGGCATATACTTAATATAGGTCCCTATACGGATAACACCCATAAAGATCTGCAATAATCCGGCAAGGATAAAGGTTGCTAAAATTGAAGGAAGGGCTGCTTCCAATGTTCCAAAATGGGCAATTTGTGCAGCGATCACCGTTGCAGCAACTACCGTCATAGGCCCTGTCGGTCCACTGATCTGTGTTTTTGTTCCGCCAAAAAGTGCCGCAAATATTCCAAGTGCTATTGCCCCGTATAATCCTGCAATAGCCCCCATACCTGAACCCACTCCAAACGCTAGAGCAAGAGGCAGTGCTACAATAGCTGCAGTCAATCCTCCAAAAAGGTCACCGCGAAAATGATTAAACTGCAACATTATCACCCTCTTTTATAAGTGATTTAAATGCATGTTCATCTGGATCGTAGTACTCAATAGCCCCTGTTTGAATATCGTACATCCATCCATGAATATGGATAGTTTCATTTGCAACACCCTCTTTGATATATGGATAAGTTAAGAGGTTTTCAATTTGTGAAATCACAGAGAGTTTTTCAGTCAAACGCAGCAACTCCTCTTTAGAAGCATCTTTTCCAAGTGCGAGTTTTGCAAGTGCTTTTGGTTTCTCTCCAAGTGTCAGCCATTTTTTTGTATGAATAAACGAGTCGTCGTCAAGTTCCGAGTATAACGAAGCGATAGCACCGCAATGGGTATGTCCGCAGATAATTATTTCTGAAACATTTAAAGCATTAACAGCATACTCTATCCCTGTTGCTGTTGAGTGAAACTCCTCATCGGGCTTATAGGGTGCTACAAAGTTCCCTACATTTCTCAGTACAAAAAGTTCACCTGGTGCAGTTTGTGTAATCAGGTTTGGTATAACCCGAGAATCTGCACATCCTATAAATAAAGCTTTGGGATTTTGTCCATTTTTAACAAGATCGAGTAACTCTTCAGAGTGTTTTTTAAAATAACTGTTCACAAAGATCTCATTACCGTCTAATAATCCACTTTTTTTGATCATTATAATATTCCTTAATTAGTATTTTTCTAGTATAAAATTGGTTAAAATTGAGGTATATTAAACGATTGGCGGTTTTAAATGAGGGGGTGAGAGCAACTCTTTATAAAGATCGAGTTGTGGATGATTTGTACATATATCCTGTATACAAACAGTTTTATAGTCAATTTTTGCACATGCCAGATCATCTCTGTCATCACTTATCTGTATCTCTTCGCTGAGTTCACACTCCTCTATAGAGGTAGTGATGTGTGTACTCGGATCTTCTGCAAATGCCACAGAACTAAAAGTAACAGAAGTGATGAAAACAAAGACTAAAAGCAGAAATTTCATGGAGAAATTTTATCTCTAAATAGTAAATAAACAGATTCTAATATATCAGACTAAGCCCAACACCAACTGTTTCAAACTCACTTGCAGTAGCTTTTACTTTTACATAATTTGCATTCAAAAAGATATGTTCAAAAAATAGATGTGAATATTTCAAAGCGTACCCTTTTTCTTGTTCGTTATCAACGGTGTATATTAATCGTACTTGTCCATTTTCAAATACAGGTGCATTGATAGAAGTTTCCAGACCATAATAGTCTTCATTAGCTACTCTGTCATTGTTCTCATATACCCCTGTAACATTTACATATCCATATTCTAAATCAAGCTCAAGAGGTACCATAACAGAGAGCCTCTCTCCAAGTATAATCTCTGACGGTGAATATGTTGCAATCTCAGAATCACTTTGTGTTGCCCAAATCTTATTTACAATGGCAGAGATGCTTAACAGGTCATATTCATACTCTATACTTCCCATAAGGGAGTTTTCATTATTTAGTTTTCCAACAACTCCTCCAAGTACTGAAAAAGTAAAACCACTGTTATTCATGTAAGAGTATTCAGCCCCGTATATCGGTTTTAGATTCCCTCTATCAATTGGAGAGATATAAAGATCAGGCATATCAGATAAACCTGAATTCTCAGAAGAATCTGGATACGGTAGTAATACCCCTGCTCGCATCAGATGTGTTTTTGTTTGATTGTACTGTATATATATCTTCTCTCGTATCAGTTTTAACTCTCTCTCATTCGCAGTTGGTGTTGAGTAAATATATGCAAACCTAGCCCCTGCAAACATGGAGAAATTTTTACTCAAAGAACCAGATGAAAGAAGTGTCATAATCGGATTATTCACCTCATTCTCTTTTTTCATCTCCCCTTTTGGCGTTGAACGGGTAACCTCACCATTTTTATTCATCACACCTAAAAAGATACCAACAGGTACTACACTCTCTTCATCACTGAGTACTTTTTGTAATGTTGTTGTATCGCTTTGAGAAAAACGCATACCGTTTCGTAAAAACTCTTTTCCTGTACTGTTTAGCATTGGTGGAAGTGCAACGTGACAAGTGTTACAGTTTGTATTGTATTGACGTGCAAATATTGTTGTGGCACTCAATTGAGTAACAGCGCTAAAAAGAGCTAAAACAATAAATACTTTTTTTATACTTTTCATTAAAAAACCTTTTTTACTTTATGGTTGAAATTTTACACATTTAACCTTAAATATCAATTATGATAATCGTTACTAATATTATATCATCCTTCTGCCTCACTATGACTTTTATAATTACCTAAGTTATCTTGAACTATCATATATATAACATTACTCAAAGGGGACGTTATGATAGATAAAAAGAAAGTGAAAAAATTCCTTAAAAAAGAATTGAAAAACCTGCTCAAAAAAGAGCTGAAACAAGATATAAAAAAGAACATTAAAGATTACAAGAAAAAAGAGAAAGCTGAAAAAAAGTCTAAAAAGAAATAAGGCGTTAGTGAGTGAGGAATAACTCTACTCCTCAACTCATAAACGATTATTAAGTTCTGTAATCTGCGTTAATTTTAACGTATTCATATCCAAGATCACAGCCGAATGCTGTAAATTCGCCTGAACCTAAACCTAAATCGCAAGAGATTGTGAACTCATCTTTTTTCATCACTGCTGCCGCAACTTTTTCCATCTCGGCATCAAAATAAAGCTTCCCTTTTTCATATACACATACATCGTCAAAAGAGATTGTCAATGTTTCCTCTTTTGCTTCTGCTCCGCTTGCACCGACTGTTGAAGCGATACGCCCCCAGTTTGGATCTTCCCCATAAAGCGCAGTTTTTACAAGTAATGAATTTGAAAGCGCTTTTGCAACCACTTCAGCTTCACGGTCATCTTTTGCACCCGTTACTTTATAGGTTACGAGTTTTGTAGCACCCTCACCATCTTTTACCATCTGCTTTGCCATAAACTCCATGATCTGATGCAGTGCATCCTCAAATGCTTCCTCATCGTAAGCACCGCTTTTAGAGTTAGAAAGGAGCATTACAGTATCGTTTGTAGATGTATCACCATCAACTGAAGCAGCATTAAATGTAGTTATAACTACACGATCAAGTATCTTTTGCATTGTAGCGTTTGCAACATCTGCATCAGTCGTGATAAAACACAACATTGTAGCCATTGCAGGGTTGATCATCCCTGCCCCTTTTGCCATAGCACCGATGTTAAACGAGCTACCGTCACGTAGTGTCACTTGAAATGCAATCTCTTTTTTAAAGCTGTCCGTTGTCATAATAGCTTGAGCAGCACTTGTCGGATTTTGTTGTGTAAGGTCAAACTGAGCTAAACCGTTGATAAGCTTCTCTTTCGGTAATCTTACACCGATAACACCCGTTGAACTCATTACAGGATTTACAGCTTTGCTAGGTAAGTGAGAAAGAACCTCTTCAATATCATCAACACCGGCATCACCTGTCATAGCATTGGCATTTTTCGAGTTAATAAGTACAAAGTTTGTTTTAAAGTCACCCTTTGACTTAAAATGTTTAATAGGTGCAGCTGCCATCTTATTTGTTGTAAAAGTTGATGCAATTTCACACATTGTATCTGCATAAATAAATGCCATGTCTTTAGCATTGTTTGCTTTTAAACCGGCACTAATACCATCTGCATAAAAACCGTTAGCGGCACAAACACCGCCCTCTATTTTCTCTAATTTATACAAACTTCAGCTCCTTAGGCTTCAATCTTTTTCTTAAAATGTCTCTTGTTGTTCGAATACCTGCTTGTGTTCCAATTACTAAAAGTCTACATTCACTTGTAACTAAAACATCACCTTTTGGCATTGCGACAAACTTTCCGTCTTTTTTCGTAATACCTACAACAGATGTGTTTGCGATCTGTCTTATATGTGTCTCTTTAAGCTTTTTTAGAACTGCCCATGAGTACTTCGGTACCTCGATCTCTTGCATATCAATTGGATTATCTGTTTTATAAAGAAACTCTTCTAAAAGGTTCTCCATATCAGGTCTTGCTGCCATTGCAGAGACCCTTTGAGCTGTCAATTTTGTAGGACTAACAACCGTATCAGAACCCAGTTTTTTCAGCTTTTCTACATCACTCATAGATTCAGCTGCAGAGATAACATAATATGGACGAGGTAAAAAGTGTTCTTTTTCAAACAATCTTACAGATGCAATTAGAGCAATATTATCCGCAATAGAATCAGATAGTGTGATCATACCTTTAGCAGAAGCTAAATGCGCTTTTAACATCGACAACTCTGCATGCGGTTCAGCCTGTAAGAAATGGGGATATTTATACTCTAATGCCCATTCATGGATTTCAGGTCTTGGGTCTATTACTACAAACGGTATATGATTTTTACGTAACTGTTTGGTTACTTCGATCGTATAATCGTTATGGTAACACACAACAAAATGTTTCTTCAATCTTGCGATTTTATACAACATTCTTCGCTCCTTGAGTATAGCTACTATATGCCCCTTGTTTAGTTCTGAAACTAAAATACCGATCGCACTTGAAAATACTGCAAATCCTGCAATGATCAGATTGATCGTAAAAATTCTACCTGCATCAGATATAGGACGGATCTCTCCAAAACCTACTGTGGTAAATGTAACAGCTGTTTGATATATCGCATCAATGATTGGAAAATCATCTATAAGTACGTAACCTATAGTTCCGATTAGCATCACTACTACGGTTAAAATTAGGGGTAAACGAAATGCTTTTAGGTGAGGGTAAACTTCCGGAAGAAGTTTTGAGTCGGGTTTGGGAGCAATCTCCCAATTTAGGAATTTACGAATCCTTTCTAAAAGATTCAAACTATATTCCTAAAACTACGAATTTTTCTTAAGTGTGCGTAATTCTCTTGCAGAAATCTTAATCTTTTTCGTTGTACCATCTTCTAATGTGATACGCACTGTTCTTAGGTTTAATAAAAAACGACGCTTAGTTCTGTTTTTTGCGTGAGAAACATTGTTTCCACTCATCGGCCCTTTGCCGCTGATAGCACATCTTCTTGCCATTTCAGTATCCTTGAATGATATTTAAAGTTGCGAATTATACCAAATTAAAGCAAAACTTCAACTTAAGCGAAATAATTCTAACGCTCTAATAGCGATTTATAATTCTTTTATGTAATTATAGCTAGAATTAAGCCAATTACAAAATAAAAAGTAGATAAGTTGATTACTAAAACACAAATAGATAATTTCATAGAGAAGATCCCCCCGTCTCCTCAGGTTTTAAAACAAACGGTAGCTATTCTTAATCAAGGGGAATTAAGCAAAGCGGCTAAAGTAGCATCTCAAGATGCAGCAATGAGCAGTTATCTCAAAAATATTGTCAACAAACCTATCTATGGCTTTAGACAAGAGGTAAAAGACATATCTCAAATCTTTGGTATTTTAGGGCTATCAGGTTCCCAACAAGCTGTATATAACTATATGATAAGTTTACTCAGCCCTGCAAAATGGTCACTTTTTAAACTCAACTCACACACTTTTTACGAACTCCAGGCAATACTTACTACAAACTGGCAAAAGATTTTAAAACACCTCAATATTGAAAATAAAGATATTGAATCTGCAATCACTCTGCTTCCTGCAAGTATTATCGTTGCAGATGCACTTTTTGGGGAAAAGTTAGATGATGTAAATCTTTTAAGAAGTGCAAACGCGATAGATTACAACACTATTTTAGAGAGATTATGTAAGATGGATCTTTTCGATATTTGTGAAGAGATCGCAAAAAAATGGGAGATGGATGAAGTTACTTCAAATATTGTCCAATGTGCATCGGGAGTTAAACCTTCAGAAGATGAACAGATCAACCTACTTGGTAAATGGATGCATCTGCTTCTATTTTACACTTTATCTAAACCGGAATTTATAGAAGCCACACTCAATGATTTCGTCGACTTTCAGATCGACTTTGTTGAAGATATCTATCCCGACTTTATTACTTTAATGGATGTACAATAATGAGAGCAGTTGTAAAAAACGGGATAGGAGTATTCCATCCCCAAGGTTTTTTAGACGGGAATGCAGTAACTTCTCTACTGAGTGTAGAAGATATTGAGGCTACACTAAAATTAAATGTAGAGATGGTTTTAGTATCGCTAAAAAAAGTGATCTTTTTTAATAGAAACGGTTTAGACGCTTTTGTAAAAATGTTTCAAAAAGTAAGAAGTGAAAACCAAAGTATGGTAGGTTTTTGTGACTATGATCCTAAAAAATATGAAGCGATAATGAAGTTTTATTCCGACGGTCTAAACTTTTCACTCTTTCAAACACTAGAAATTGCCGAACTATTGACCTCTAGCTTTAGAAATCAACAAAAGAATGTACTTCTTTTTAGTGACGATAAATCACAACGTGCAGCTATGGCTATAGAACTCCACGACAATGGGCATAACCCGATAATTGCACAAACGCAAGAGGAGTTTGATGAAAAATCTAAAGCAAAAGATTCTTACGATCTTATTATTGAAAATACATATCTCGGACAGATGGGACAAAAGGTCGCAACTCGTGTTACCGGTAATGCCATCATCTATACGGTAAGTTCATTTTTAGATGCAGAGATCGGGACTACCTTTAATATAGCCTACCATAATAACTCTCTGCAAATTGGGTTTAGACTCTTTATATTTGATGCCTATAAAGTTGTCAGTATGAATATTCATGCCCTAAACTTTTTCTCTAAACTCGCTTCTTCAGCAGCTGAGTTTAATGCTACTATCTGTTTTGTGGGAATGACTTTTGATAAAACTCCAAAAGAGTTTAAAGAGACACTTGAAGATGCAGGTATCATGTTTTTTAATCAGATGGATGATATTTTACAAAACAAAGAGTTATTAAACGATCTGGGTGCAAGTAGTGCAGCTGCTACAAAAAATAAACGTGCCCTTACTAAACAAGTAGTTAGCGAACTGCCAAACTTCATTGATGCATCCGTTGCAACTATTGAGATGATGACAAATGCGCAAGCAGTGAAAAAAAATGCCAAAGTTGACAAAATTATTATCAAAGAGAAACAGGGTAAAGTTGCAAGTTCTATCGGATTTTACGGAGATATAGACGGAATGGTAATCTTAGTATTTCCTCTGAGTATTGCACAAAAAGCTTGTGAGCTTCTTATCGGCGAAGAGACCCACGATAAAGAACTTATCTTAGATACACTTGCAGAACTTGTAAATATTGTAGGCGGTAAGATTAAAACTTTACTTGCTGATGAGAATATCAGTGTAGATATTACATTACCTAGAACCTATCCGGATATTGATTCACTCCTAGAAATTACACAAGGAAGAAGTGCCGTAGAAGTTGATCT
Above is a window of Sulfurimonas marina DNA encoding:
- a CDS encoding HDOD domain-containing protein; translated protein: MITKTQIDNFIEKIPPSPQVLKQTVAILNQGELSKAAKVASQDAAMSSYLKNIVNKPIYGFRQEVKDISQIFGILGLSGSQQAVYNYMISLLSPAKWSLFKLNSHTFYELQAILTTNWQKILKHLNIENKDIESAITLLPASIIVADALFGEKLDDVNLLRSANAIDYNTILERLCKMDLFDICEEIAKKWEMDEVTSNIVQCASGVKPSEDEQINLLGKWMHLLLFYTLSKPEFIEATLNDFVDFQIDFVEDIYPDFITLMDVQ
- the argJ gene encoding bifunctional glutamate N-acetyltransferase/amino-acid acetyltransferase ArgJ; the protein is MYKLEKIEGGVCAANGFYADGISAGLKANNAKDMAFIYADTMCEIASTFTTNKMAAAPIKHFKSKGDFKTNFVLINSKNANAMTGDAGVDDIEEVLSHLPSKAVNPVMSSTGVIGVRLPKEKLINGLAQFDLTQQNPTSAAQAIMTTDSFKKEIAFQVTLRDGSSFNIGAMAKGAGMINPAMATMLCFITTDADVANATMQKILDRVVITTFNAASVDGDTSTNDTVMLLSNSKSGAYDEEAFEDALHQIMEFMAKQMVKDGEGATKLVTYKVTGAKDDREAEVVAKALSNSLLVKTALYGEDPNWGRIASTVGASGAEAKEETLTISFDDVCVYEKGKLYFDAEMEKVAAAVMKKDEFTISCDLGLGSGEFTAFGCDLGYEYVKINADYRT
- a CDS encoding carbonic anhydrase, with amino-acid sequence MIKKSGLLDGNEIFVNSYFKKHSEELLDLVKNGQNPKALFIGCADSRVIPNLITQTAPGELFVLRNVGNFVAPYKPDEEFHSTATGIEYAVNALNVSEIIICGHTHCGAIASLYSELDDDSFIHTKKWLTLGEKPKALAKLALGKDASKEELLRLTEKLSVISQIENLLTYPYIKEGVANETIHIHGWMYDIQTGAIEYYDPDEHAFKSLIKEGDNVAV
- a CDS encoding potassium channel family protein: MNLLERIRKFLNWEIAPKPDSKLLPEVYPHLKAFRLPLILTVVVMLIGTIGYVLIDDFPIIDAIYQTAVTFTTVGFGEIRPISDAGRIFTINLIIAGFAVFSSAIGILVSELNKGHIVAILKERRMLYKIARLKKHFVVCYHNDYTIEVTKQLRKNHIPFVVIDPRPEIHEWALEYKYPHFLQAEPHAELSMLKAHLASAKGMITLSDSIADNIALIASVRLFEKEHFLPRPYYVISAAESMSDVEKLKKLGSDTVVSPTKLTAQRVSAMAARPDMENLLEEFLYKTDNPIDMQEIEVPKYSWAVLKKLKETHIRQIANTSVVGITKKDGKFVAMPKGDVLVTSECRLLVIGTQAGIRTTRDILRKRLKPKELKFV
- the rpmB gene encoding 50S ribosomal protein L28, which codes for MARRCAISGKGPMSGNNVSHAKNRTKRRFLLNLRTVRITLEDGTTKKIKISARELRTLKKNS
- a CDS encoding SulP family inorganic anion transporter yields the protein MLQFNHFRGDLFGGLTAAIVALPLALAFGVGSGMGAIAGLYGAIALGIFAALFGGTKTQISGPTGPMTVVAATVIAAQIAHFGTLEAALPSILATFILAGLLQIFMGVIRIGTYIKYMPYPVISGFMSGIGVIIIILQIFPFAGLEAPKGIIETLKSLDQVFTGFNPAAVFLALGTIATIYLFPKVTKAVPSTLVALILFTLVAYFLELDVAVIGEIPTGLPTLHLDSLVPTNWHDPMLIVVSAITLSALGAIDSLLTSVVADNMTKTQHQSNKELIGQGIGNSIAGLIGGLPGAGATMRTVVNINSGGKTKLSGFVHGVILLLVLIGAGVYAKVIPLSVLAGILITVGIGIIDYKGLKDIRYIPRSDAVIMIVVLLLTVLVDLLQAVAAGMVMASLWFMKQMSENAHANAKGKLHTPSCEEMGKKVYMQHFEGPIFFGFTFGFKEIVREMPEVEAVVFNMLDVPYIDQSGLYVMEETIISLRQKGIDVYFFGMQTQPKDMFEKVKLIPNLVEKENLYDDFTAFSKAVKI
- a CDS encoding chemotaxis protein CheX, whose translation is MRAVVKNGIGVFHPQGFLDGNAVTSLLSVEDIEATLKLNVEMVLVSLKKVIFFNRNGLDAFVKMFQKVRSENQSMVGFCDYDPKKYEAIMKFYSDGLNFSLFQTLEIAELLTSSFRNQQKNVLLFSDDKSQRAAMAIELHDNGHNPIIAQTQEEFDEKSKAKDSYDLIIENTYLGQMGQKVATRVTGNAIIYTVSSFLDAEIGTTFNIAYHNNSLQIGFRLFIFDAYKVVSMNIHALNFFSKLASSAAEFNATICFVGMTFDKTPKEFKETLEDAGIMFFNQMDDILQNKELLNDLGASSAAATKNKRALTKQVVSELPNFIDASVATIEMMTNAQAVKKNAKVDKIIIKEKQGKVASSIGFYGDIDGMVILVFPLSIAQKACELLIGEETHDKELILDTLAELVNIVGGKIKTLLADENISVDITLPRTYPDIDSLLEITQGRSAVEVDLAFSNDRFLFFLTR